One part of the Aliivibrio fischeri ATCC 7744 = JCM 18803 = DSM 507 genome encodes these proteins:
- the rsxB gene encoding electron transport complex subunit RsxB: MSSILIAVIAIAALALVFGLILGFASIKFKVESDPIVEQIDAILPQTQCGQCGYPGCKPYAEAIANGDMINKCPPGGQATIEKLADLMGVDVPSSAHDEEKSIKKVAFIHEDMCIGCTKCIQACPVDAIVGGTKALHTVIESECTGCDLCVAPCPTDCIEMIPVKTTPDNWKWDLNTIPVVNISTDLPSKSSEL; the protein is encoded by the coding sequence ATGAGTTCAATCTTAATTGCTGTTATAGCTATTGCTGCTCTTGCCCTAGTATTTGGCTTAATACTGGGGTTTGCATCAATTAAATTTAAAGTTGAGTCCGACCCTATCGTCGAACAAATCGATGCAATTCTTCCTCAAACCCAATGTGGCCAATGTGGCTACCCTGGTTGCAAGCCTTACGCTGAAGCTATTGCAAATGGCGATATGATAAATAAATGTCCTCCAGGCGGTCAGGCTACTATTGAGAAGCTTGCTGATCTTATGGGAGTTGACGTCCCTAGCTCAGCTCATGATGAAGAAAAAAGCATTAAAAAAGTCGCTTTTATTCATGAAGATATGTGTATTGGATGTACTAAATGTATTCAAGCTTGCCCTGTTGATGCCATTGTTGGTGGGACAAAAGCCTTACATACCGTTATTGAATCGGAATGTACTGGATGTGATTTATGTGTCGCTCCATGTCCAACAGACTGTATTGAGATGATCCCTGTAAAAACAACACCTGATAATTGGAAATGGGATTTAAACACTATCCCTGTTGTAAATATTTCTACAGACCTACCTTCTAAATCATCGGAGCTGTAA
- the gloA gene encoding lactoylglutathione lyase, translating into MANGRILHTMIRVGNLDKSIEFYTKVMGMDLLRQNTNEEYKYTLAFLGYGDESQGAVIELTYNWGTEEYDMGTAFGHIAIGVDDIYATCDAIKAAGGNVTREAGPVKGGSTHIAFVKDPDGYMIELIQNSSSSAGLEG; encoded by the coding sequence ATGGCTAATGGACGCATTTTACATACAATGATCCGCGTGGGTAACTTAGATAAATCCATCGAATTTTATACCAAAGTAATGGGAATGGATCTTCTTCGTCAAAATACGAATGAAGAATACAAATACACACTGGCTTTTCTTGGCTATGGTGATGAATCCCAAGGTGCCGTAATTGAACTTACCTATAACTGGGGCACAGAAGAATACGACATGGGTACTGCTTTTGGTCACATTGCTATTGGTGTTGATGATATCTATGCAACTTGTGATGCAATTAAAGCAGCAGGAGGCAATGTTACGCGTGAAGCGGGCCCTGTAAAAGGCGGCTCAACCCATATTGCTTTTGTAAAAGATCCTGATGGTTACATGATTGAGTTAATTCAAAACAGCAGCTCATCAGCAGGATTAGAAGGTTAA
- the rsxC gene encoding electron transport complex subunit RsxC, whose protein sequence is MLSIIEQIKQGQLWDFHGGIHPEENKTISNQVAIQQAGIPSQLVLPLKQHIGGKGDILVSVGDVVLKGQPLTQGNIAMCVPVHAPTSGKITAIEPRTVAHPSGLTDLCIVIESDGEDRWIEDRTPIDDFASVDPIDLIERIRQSGISGMGGAGFPTSRKIQSGIGKAEMLIINAAECEPYITADDRLMREHAEEIIDGIKILQHILTPKVCIIAIEDNKPEAVKALNQAVNDHDNIIIRVIPTKYPSGGSRQLTKIITGQEVPANGRSTDIGVIVQNVGTVFAIKRAICNAEPLIERVVTLTGNSMSTPGNLWVRLGTCIDYLMDLVSYKADKKHPRIIMGGSLMGFTLPHQQVPITKITNCIITPDKKELPLYNHEMACIRCSSCADACPTSLLPQQLYWYSKSEDYDKCNEYHLDDCIECGACAYVCPSEIPLVQYYRQAKSEIYSRKQDELAAERAKLRFEEKNARLERDKLERENKFKQAAENRRKEMKTESKGGDDAIAAAIARVKAQKAAQESGVAAPKPAVAAAIARAKAKQAEAAKSEASVPDNSEMAKLREERKQQARERKAKLAEETTVTDSDKSDKKDAVAAAIARAKARKAAQAEEKTEAPVTSEENNQNTEESADPKKAAVAAAIARAKARKAAQAEEKTETPVTSEENNQSTEESVDPKKAAVAAAIARAKARKAAQAEEKTEAPVTSEENNQNTEESADPKKAAVAAAIARAKARKAAQAEEKTETPVASEENNQNTEESVDPKKAAVAAAIARAKARKAAQAEEKTETPVASEENNQNTEESADPKKAAVAAAIARAKARKAAQENNKKEE, encoded by the coding sequence ATGTTGTCCATTATCGAACAAATTAAACAAGGCCAACTGTGGGACTTTCACGGTGGTATTCATCCTGAAGAAAATAAAACAATCTCTAATCAGGTTGCAATTCAACAAGCGGGGATCCCTTCTCAACTTGTTCTTCCTTTAAAACAGCACATTGGTGGAAAAGGTGACATTCTCGTCTCTGTTGGTGATGTCGTACTAAAAGGCCAACCTCTAACACAAGGCAATATTGCTATGTGTGTTCCTGTTCATGCGCCAACATCAGGAAAAATCACAGCTATTGAGCCTCGCACTGTAGCGCATCCATCAGGATTAACTGACCTGTGTATCGTAATCGAATCGGATGGCGAAGATCGTTGGATTGAAGATCGTACACCAATTGATGACTTTGCATCGGTAGATCCTATCGATCTTATTGAGCGAATCCGTCAATCTGGTATATCAGGAATGGGTGGCGCAGGCTTTCCTACTAGCCGCAAAATTCAAAGTGGTATTGGCAAAGCTGAAATGCTCATTATCAACGCAGCTGAATGTGAACCCTACATCACTGCGGATGATCGTTTAATGCGAGAGCATGCTGAAGAGATCATTGATGGTATTAAGATCTTGCAACACATCCTGACGCCAAAGGTGTGTATTATTGCCATTGAAGATAACAAACCAGAAGCCGTAAAAGCACTTAACCAAGCCGTTAATGACCATGACAATATCATTATTCGAGTCATACCAACCAAATATCCATCTGGTGGTTCTCGTCAACTGACAAAAATAATTACAGGGCAAGAAGTACCCGCTAATGGTCGCTCAACAGATATTGGTGTCATTGTTCAAAACGTCGGAACTGTATTTGCTATCAAACGCGCTATTTGCAATGCAGAGCCTCTTATTGAACGAGTTGTTACACTAACTGGTAACAGCATGTCAACACCAGGTAACCTATGGGTTCGCCTAGGTACTTGTATTGATTACCTTATGGATTTAGTTAGCTATAAAGCAGATAAGAAACACCCACGTATCATCATGGGTGGTTCATTAATGGGCTTTACTTTACCCCATCAGCAAGTTCCAATTACTAAAATTACCAACTGTATTATCACACCAGATAAAAAAGAACTGCCTCTTTACAACCATGAAATGGCTTGTATTCGATGCAGTAGTTGTGCTGATGCCTGCCCAACATCATTACTTCCTCAGCAACTGTATTGGTACTCGAAATCAGAAGATTATGACAAATGTAATGAATATCATCTTGATGATTGTATTGAGTGTGGTGCCTGTGCTTATGTCTGCCCTAGTGAAATACCGCTAGTTCAATATTATCGCCAAGCTAAATCAGAAATTTATTCTCGTAAACAAGATGAATTAGCAGCAGAACGCGCAAAATTACGTTTTGAAGAAAAAAATGCACGTTTAGAACGCGATAAGCTTGAGCGTGAAAATAAATTTAAGCAAGCCGCTGAAAACCGTCGCAAAGAGATGAAAACAGAGAGTAAAGGTGGCGATGATGCCATCGCTGCCGCTATTGCTCGCGTAAAAGCACAAAAAGCAGCTCAAGAGTCTGGCGTCGCTGCACCAAAACCGGCTGTTGCTGCTGCAATTGCTCGTGCAAAAGCAAAACAAGCAGAGGCTGCGAAATCAGAGGCTTCAGTACCAGATAACTCTGAAATGGCTAAACTACGTGAAGAACGTAAGCAGCAAGCAAGAGAAAGAAAAGCAAAACTTGCAGAAGAAACAACAGTAACCGATTCAGATAAATCAGATAAAAAAGATGCCGTTGCAGCTGCTATTGCTCGTGCAAAAGCACGCAAAGCTGCACAAGCTGAAGAGAAAACGGAAGCGCCAGTAACCTCTGAAGAGAATAATCAAAACACTGAAGAATCAGCTGACCCGAAAAAAGCAGCCGTCGCTGCCGCTATTGCTCGTGCAAAAGCACGCAAAGCTGCACAAGCTGAAGAAAAAACGGAAACTCCAGTAACCTCTGAAGAGAATAATCAAAGCACTGAAGAATCAGTAGATCCGAAAAAAGCAGCCGTCGCTGCCGCTATTGCTCGTGCAAAAGCACGCAAAGCTGCACAAGCTGAAGAGAAAACGGAAGCGCCAGTAACCTCTGAAGAGAATAATCAAAACACTGAAGAATCAGCTGACCCGAAAAAAGCAGCCGTCGCTGCCGCTATTGCTCGTGCAAAAGCACGCAAAGCTGCACAAGCTGAAGAGAAAACGGAAACGCCAGTGGCCTCTGAAGAGAATAATCAAAACACTGAAGAATCAGTAGATCCGAAAAAAGCAGCCGTCGCTGCCGCTATTGCTCGTGCAAAAGCACGCAAAGCTGCACAAGCTGAAGAGAAAACGGAAACGCCAGTGGCCTCTGAAGAGAATAATCAAAACACTGAAGAATCTGCTGATCCGAAAAAAGCAGCCGTCGCTGCCGCTATCGCTCGTGCAAAAGCACGTAAAGCAGCACAAGAAAATAACAAGAAGGAAGAGTAA
- a CDS encoding electron transport complex subunit E: MASHKELIKNGLWDNNPALVQLLGLCPLLAVSATVTNALGLGIATILVLVGSNLIVSLVRQWIPQEVRIPVFVMIIASLVTCVQLLMNAYAYGLYLSLGIFIPLIVTNCIIIGRAESFASKNDPLPAVLDGLWMGMGMTAVLVLLGAMREILGNGTLFDGADLLLGDWATILRIELFHVDSHFLLAMLPPGAFLGVGFLIALKNVIDKKMADRQPKEKAEIERVRIS; encoded by the coding sequence ATGGCAAGTCATAAAGAATTAATTAAAAACGGTTTATGGGACAATAACCCTGCCCTAGTACAACTATTAGGTCTTTGTCCCTTACTTGCCGTCTCTGCGACTGTTACTAACGCACTTGGTTTAGGGATCGCAACCATTCTCGTATTGGTTGGCTCAAACTTAATTGTTTCTTTAGTTCGTCAGTGGATACCACAAGAAGTGCGTATTCCTGTATTCGTAATGATCATTGCTTCACTAGTAACTTGTGTGCAATTACTTATGAATGCTTATGCTTATGGTCTTTATTTATCTCTTGGGATATTTATCCCTCTAATTGTGACCAACTGTATTATCATTGGACGAGCAGAATCGTTTGCTTCAAAAAATGATCCCCTTCCTGCCGTTTTGGATGGATTATGGATGGGGATGGGAATGACAGCGGTCTTAGTTTTACTCGGAGCAATGCGTGAGATCCTTGGTAACGGCACTTTGTTTGATGGTGCCGATCTTCTGCTTGGTGATTGGGCAACTATTTTAAGAATTGAGCTTTTCCATGTTGATAGCCACTTCCTATTAGCGATGCTACCTCCAGGAGCATTCCTTGGTGTTGGTTTTCTTATTGCTTTAAAAAACGTCATTGATAAGAAAATGGCTGATCGTCAACCTAAAGAAAAAGCAGAGATAGAACGAGTTCGTATTTCTTAA
- the motY gene encoding flagellar protein MotY, whose protein sequence is MKKIFVTSALLVSSLIATPVLANKNYVAKPEQSKWTMLENSPLECRLSHNIPNYGSAQFSSYANKKMNLDFELKMNRPMGETRAVNLVSMPARWMPGDGAESMLNLKFFKQFDGYVGGPTAWSMLAELESGRFPTFTYADWQSPKQIIEVALSPVLFQEQYNVFSMCIANLLPYSFEDISFTILHFDKNSDELNKASKKRLSQIADFIKYTKDVDLVLVATYTDSSGGKNVNQQVSERRALKLQNYFESIGLPADRIRVHSYGERRPIADNATPIGKNKNRRVVISLGRTII, encoded by the coding sequence ATGAAAAAAATATTTGTTACATCTGCTTTATTAGTGAGCTCTTTGATTGCTACTCCTGTATTAGCAAATAAGAATTATGTCGCTAAGCCAGAGCAATCGAAGTGGACGATGTTAGAAAACTCGCCTTTAGAGTGTCGTTTGTCTCATAACATTCCTAATTATGGTAGTGCACAGTTTTCATCTTATGCTAACAAGAAGATGAATCTGGATTTTGAACTAAAAATGAACCGCCCAATGGGTGAAACTCGTGCTGTTAATCTTGTGTCTATGCCTGCTCGCTGGATGCCGGGTGATGGTGCGGAAAGTATGTTGAATTTAAAGTTCTTTAAACAATTTGATGGTTATGTTGGTGGCCCAACAGCTTGGTCTATGCTTGCTGAACTTGAAAGTGGTCGATTCCCAACGTTTACCTATGCTGATTGGCAAAGTCCTAAGCAAATAATTGAAGTTGCGTTATCACCCGTTTTATTTCAAGAGCAATATAATGTGTTTAGTATGTGTATTGCTAACTTATTACCATACAGTTTTGAAGATATCTCATTCACTATTTTGCATTTTGACAAAAACAGTGATGAACTAAATAAGGCATCCAAAAAACGTTTGTCGCAAATTGCTGATTTTATTAAATACACTAAAGATGTGGATTTAGTGTTGGTAGCAACTTATACCGACTCTAGTGGTGGTAAAAATGTGAACCAACAAGTGTCAGAAAGACGTGCGTTAAAACTACAAAATTACTTTGAGTCAATTGGTTTACCTGCCGATCGTATTCGTGTTCATTCGTATGGTGAGCGTCGTCCAATCGCAGATAATGCAACACCTATTGGTAAGAATAAAAACCGTCGTGTTGTCATTTCTCTAGGTCGAACAATTATCTAA
- the rsxA gene encoding electron transport complex subunit RsxA gives MTEYLLLLIGTVLVNNFVLVKFLGLCPFMGVSKKLESAIGMGLATTFVLTLASVCSYLVETYILSPLGIEYLRTMSFILVIAVVVQFTEMVVHKTSPTLYRVLGIFLPLITTNCAVLGVALLNVTENHNFVESIIYGFGAAVGFSLVLILFSAMRERIAAADVPLPFKGASIAMITAGLMSLAFMGFTGLVKL, from the coding sequence ATGACTGAGTATCTCTTACTACTTATTGGTACCGTTCTAGTAAACAACTTTGTACTAGTTAAGTTCTTAGGACTTTGTCCATTTATGGGCGTGTCTAAAAAACTAGAAAGTGCTATCGGAATGGGCCTAGCGACCACATTTGTTCTTACCTTAGCATCAGTATGTTCGTACCTTGTCGAAACATATATTTTATCTCCGCTAGGAATTGAATACCTTAGAACAATGAGCTTCATTCTTGTTATTGCTGTTGTTGTGCAATTTACTGAAATGGTAGTACACAAAACAAGCCCGACGTTATATCGCGTGCTGGGTATTTTCTTACCGTTAATTACAACTAACTGTGCGGTTCTTGGTGTCGCTTTGCTTAATGTAACTGAAAATCATAATTTCGTAGAATCTATTATCTATGGTTTTGGTGCTGCCGTTGGTTTTTCTTTAGTACTTATCTTATTTTCTGCAATGCGTGAACGAATTGCTGCTGCCGATGTACCTTTGCCTTTTAAAGGTGCTTCTATTGCGATGATCACTGCAGGTTTAATGTCTTTAGCCTTTATGGGCTTTACTGGTTTAGTGAAATTATAA
- a CDS encoding DUF2753 domain-containing protein, with product MIELWEKHTLLAEQAFKNEDSWRTILHYQQAFAISEELIKRNEASLNDQITISVISCHNLAQFWRSQNDSRFELKYLELASEKILTLVPQCPHSECESFVDNLGCCKSALLDFMKRHPNPSIARHIQHIDSTVQCELIASFKLQ from the coding sequence ATGATTGAATTGTGGGAAAAACATACATTATTAGCTGAACAAGCTTTTAAGAATGAAGATTCATGGCGAACCATTCTTCATTATCAGCAAGCCTTTGCTATTTCAGAAGAGCTGATAAAAAGAAATGAAGCGAGTTTAAATGACCAAATAACCATATCTGTTATTTCTTGTCATAATCTGGCTCAATTTTGGAGAAGCCAAAATGACAGTCGTTTTGAACTAAAATATCTTGAACTTGCATCAGAAAAAATATTAACACTTGTACCTCAATGTCCACATAGCGAGTGTGAATCTTTTGTTGATAATTTGGGTTGTTGCAAGAGTGCATTATTGGATTTTATGAAGCGCCACCCTAACCCATCAATTGCACGACATATACAACATATTGATAGTACAGTTCAGTGTGAGTTAATCGCCAGTTTCAAATTACAATAA
- a CDS encoding IS4 family transposase has protein sequence MSEFSRELQLTAEFHLPESMDSFRKNIPIEWISEAVNQTGRAAIRKRRFPAEQAVWLVLGIGLMRNRSISDVCDKLELAFPDAKGELPPLATSSIVKARQRIGYEPLRYLFHTTASKWETEESPDLVCGLKLMSVDGTQFKTPETKDNQKLGYATGKATFPSVLAVTLMSTRTHLISDAAFGPITNSEISYAQQLVGSAPNNSLTLFDRGFMSAELFESWRNAGKNTHWLTPIKSKFRYDVLEEFSDYDKLIKMPVSPDAKQKYPHLGDSWQARLVLIPEPKGEIKGFITSLECPVTYPLKDIVEIYWERWEIEQGYGELKQGQLNNQAVLRSLKIEGIYQELWGILISYNLVRLEMKRMADFHKMEPLRISFINALRLIQDEFLWCSGRTPGTVPKKLKNLRESGKRLILPKKRKRKPFPRQVLYKAPRYPYKKRATSC, from the coding sequence ATGTCTGAGTTTTCTCGTGAATTACAATTAACTGCAGAATTTCACCTTCCTGAATCTATGGATTCATTTCGGAAAAATATTCCTATTGAGTGGATTTCAGAAGCCGTTAACCAAACTGGTCGCGCCGCTATCAGAAAGCGCAGATTTCCTGCTGAACAAGCTGTTTGGTTAGTGCTTGGAATTGGCTTAATGCGTAACCGCTCCATTAGCGATGTTTGTGATAAATTAGAATTAGCCTTCCCTGATGCTAAAGGGGAGCTCCCTCCCTTGGCCACAAGTAGTATCGTAAAAGCTAGACAGCGTATTGGTTATGAACCATTACGTTACCTATTTCATACCACTGCGAGTAAATGGGAGACAGAAGAATCGCCTGATTTAGTTTGTGGACTTAAACTCATGAGCGTTGACGGGACTCAATTTAAAACCCCTGAAACTAAGGATAACCAAAAGCTAGGCTACGCGACAGGTAAGGCTACATTTCCTTCAGTTCTTGCTGTTACCCTCATGTCTACACGCACCCACCTTATTTCAGATGCTGCTTTTGGACCAATAACCAATAGTGAAATATCTTATGCACAACAATTAGTTGGCTCCGCTCCAAATAATTCATTAACTCTTTTTGACCGTGGTTTTATGTCCGCTGAACTTTTTGAATCATGGCGTAATGCAGGAAAAAATACTCATTGGTTAACTCCAATAAAAAGTAAATTTAGGTACGACGTTTTAGAAGAGTTTTCAGACTACGATAAACTGATTAAAATGCCAGTTTCGCCTGATGCAAAACAGAAATATCCTCACCTCGGAGATAGCTGGCAAGCTCGTTTAGTTTTAATACCTGAGCCGAAAGGAGAGATCAAAGGGTTTATTACTTCATTAGAGTGTCCTGTGACTTATCCATTGAAAGATATTGTTGAAATTTACTGGGAACGATGGGAAATAGAACAAGGTTATGGTGAATTAAAACAAGGTCAACTTAACAATCAAGCAGTGCTTAGAAGCTTGAAAATAGAAGGAATATATCAAGAGTTATGGGGGATTTTGATTTCTTATAACCTCGTTCGTCTAGAAATGAAAAGAATGGCCGATTTTCATAAAATGGAACCATTAAGAATAAGCTTTATTAATGCGTTAAGGCTAATCCAAGATGAGTTCCTGTGGTGTTCAGGGCGAACACCAGGAACAGTGCCCAAGAAGCTGAAAAATCTACGAGAAAGCGGAAAGCGTCTAATCCTGCCAAAGAAAAGAAAGCGAAAACCATTTCCGCGACAAGTGCTTTATAAAGCACCGCGCTACCCTTATAAAAAAAGAGCCACTAGCTGTTAA
- the rsxG gene encoding electron transport complex subunit RsxG, translating into MLTTMKKSSLVLALFAIAATALVTITYALTKDQIAYQQQQQLLSVLNQVVPKEQHDNELYKACILVKNNDALGSKQAMPIYLASLNGKHSGAAIEAIAPDGYSGNIKIIVGVDSDAIVTGVRVLSHQETPGLGDKIDIRITRWVDAFLGKTVESSEDKNWAVQKDGGQFDQFTGATITPRAVVKAVKRAVWFYKTHQEELLTLPLNCETK; encoded by the coding sequence ATGCTAACCACAATGAAAAAAAGTAGCCTTGTTTTGGCTCTGTTTGCGATAGCAGCAACCGCACTAGTTACTATTACTTATGCATTAACTAAAGATCAAATTGCGTATCAACAGCAACAGCAATTATTATCTGTTCTCAATCAGGTTGTTCCTAAAGAGCAGCATGATAACGAACTATACAAAGCTTGTATTCTGGTAAAAAATAACGATGCTTTAGGTTCAAAACAAGCGATGCCAATTTACCTTGCTTCATTAAATGGCAAACATTCTGGCGCAGCTATTGAAGCAATAGCTCCCGATGGATACAGTGGCAACATTAAAATTATCGTCGGTGTTGATTCCGATGCAATAGTCACAGGTGTTCGTGTTCTTTCACACCAAGAAACGCCAGGACTAGGCGATAAAATTGATATTAGAATCACTCGCTGGGTCGATGCATTTTTAGGTAAAACAGTTGAAAGTTCAGAAGATAAAAATTGGGCCGTACAAAAAGATGGTGGCCAATTTGATCAATTTACTGGCGCAACAATCACACCAAGAGCAGTAGTTAAAGCTGTAAAAAGAGCAGTTTGGTTCTATAAAACACATCAAGAAGAGCTACTAACTCTTCCATTGAATTGTGAGACAAAATAA
- the nth gene encoding endonuclease III — protein sequence MNNVKRLEILERLRSENPNPQTELEWSTPFELLIAVLLSAQATDVSVNKATRKLYPVANTPQSILDLGVDGLKTYIKTIGLFNTKAENVIKTCRMLIDLHGGEIPEDQEALEALPGVGHKTANVVLNTAFGWPTIAVDTHIYRVSNRTKFAMGKTVNDVEKKLLKVVPKEFKLDVHHWLILHGRYTCIARKPRCGSCMIEDLCEFKEKTED from the coding sequence ATGAATAATGTAAAACGTTTAGAAATTTTAGAGCGCTTACGTTCAGAAAATCCCAATCCTCAAACCGAACTTGAGTGGTCAACGCCATTTGAATTATTAATTGCAGTACTACTTTCCGCACAAGCAACCGATGTTAGTGTTAACAAAGCAACAAGAAAATTATATCCAGTAGCAAATACCCCACAAAGCATTTTAGATCTAGGGGTAGATGGACTGAAAACATATATAAAAACCATCGGTTTATTTAATACGAAAGCAGAAAATGTCATTAAGACCTGTCGTATGCTCATTGATTTACATGGTGGAGAGATCCCTGAAGATCAAGAAGCGTTAGAAGCCCTCCCAGGTGTCGGTCATAAAACAGCAAATGTCGTATTAAACACAGCTTTTGGATGGCCTACGATTGCTGTTGATACCCATATTTATCGTGTATCTAATCGTACTAAATTCGCCATGGGTAAAACGGTTAATGATGTTGAAAAGAAACTACTAAAAGTGGTTCCAAAAGAATTCAAATTGGATGTTCACCATTGGTTAATCTTACATGGCCGTTATACCTGTATCGCTCGAAAACCTCGTTGTGGTAGTTGTATGATTGAAGATTTATGTGAATTCAAAGAAAAAACTGAAGATTAA
- the rsxD gene encoding electron transport complex subunit RsxD, translating to MAFFITSSPHAHSKKSTKHIMKMVALATIPGLLAQTYFFGWGNIIQVLIAIFTAIASEAVILKFRKRPLAPYLRDNSALLTGLLLALAIPPLAPWWLTVIGVVFAIVIAKHLYGGLGQNIFNPAMAAYVVLLISFPVQMTTWLPVKELLTENISLLDSLWLIFHGLSQDGFSVHQLTMNVDGMTMATPLDTIKTGLKSGLTTSEVLSLPIFNGFAGLGWLWVNVGFLLGGLFLLQQRLIHWHIPVSFLVSLFIISSVFALFSPDTATSPLFNLFSGATMLGAFFIATDPVSAATTPKGRLYYGALIGALVYIIRTWGGFPDGVAFAVLLANMCVPLIDYYTKPRTYGHTKG from the coding sequence GTGGCCTTTTTTATCACTAGCTCACCCCACGCTCATAGTAAAAAGAGCACAAAACACATTATGAAAATGGTTGCTCTTGCAACTATTCCCGGGCTATTAGCACAAACCTACTTCTTCGGTTGGGGTAATATCATACAAGTGCTTATTGCTATTTTTACCGCAATTGCATCCGAAGCGGTTATTTTAAAATTCCGAAAGAGACCCCTTGCTCCCTATTTACGTGATAATAGTGCTCTCTTAACCGGTTTATTATTAGCATTAGCAATTCCACCACTTGCACCTTGGTGGCTAACCGTTATCGGTGTTGTTTTCGCTATCGTTATCGCTAAACACTTATACGGTGGTTTAGGACAAAACATATTTAACCCTGCGATGGCTGCTTATGTTGTTTTGTTGATTTCATTTCCAGTACAAATGACAACTTGGCTACCAGTAAAAGAACTGCTAACAGAAAATATTAGCTTACTTGACTCACTGTGGCTTATCTTCCATGGGTTAAGCCAAGATGGTTTCTCAGTTCATCAATTAACCATGAACGTTGATGGTATGACAATGGCTACGCCATTAGATACGATCAAAACAGGATTAAAATCAGGGCTTACTACCTCAGAAGTACTTTCCTTACCTATTTTTAATGGTTTCGCAGGTTTAGGTTGGTTATGGGTTAACGTTGGATTCTTATTAGGTGGTTTATTCCTTCTTCAACAACGTCTAATTCACTGGCATATACCGGTTAGTTTTTTAGTCAGCCTATTTATTATTAGCAGCGTATTTGCTTTATTCTCACCAGATACCGCAACATCGCCGTTATTTAATCTGTTTTCTGGTGCAACCATGCTAGGGGCATTCTTTATTGCTACTGATCCTGTTTCGGCTGCAACCACACCAAAAGGCCGTTTATATTACGGTGCTCTCATTGGTGCTTTAGTTTATATCATACGAACTTGGGGTGGTTTTCCTGATGGCGTAGCTTTTGCGGTTTTATTAGCAAATATGTGCGTTCCATTAATTGATTACTACACCAAACCAAGAACTTACGGCCATACTAAAGGATAA